The proteins below come from a single Ruegeria sp. THAF33 genomic window:
- the nirB gene encoding nitrite reductase large subunit NirB: MKQRLVVIGAGMASGRVLEHLTDAAPDAFDITLFNAEPRGNYNRIMLSPVLSGEKTYEEIVTHDDAWYAERGIACRFGEKVAKIDCEMKVVEGEHGHRPYDKLVIATGSNPFIIPLPGHDLDGVIAYRDLEDTQQMMDMGPDNKVVVIGGGLLGLEAAAGMAAHGVDVTVVHIMGHLMERQLDEAAGYLLKKSLEDKGINICLQANSKEILGQDGKVRALLLDDGTELPCDLLVMAVGIRPNTALAQEAGLATGRGIHVDDQMLTSDPDIYAVGECVEHNGEVFGLVAPLYDQAKVAAHALLDKEAAFEQKTLSTKLKVTGCDLFSAGDFADGPGREDIVFRDPSRGVYKRLVIEQDRLIGAVMYGDTADSGWFFGLIKDGTSIEDMRETLIFGPAYQGGDTADPLSAVAALPPEAEICGCNGICKGDIVEAIHSGAGDLGAVRASTKASASCGTCSGLVEQVLQVTLGDAFQMPAAQPICGCTDLTHEDVRRLIKGQELKSQAAVWQELGWNTPNGCHVCRPAINYYLLADWPLDYQDDPQSRFVNERKHANIQKDGTFSVVPRMWGGITTPEELRAIADAADKYDVPTVKVTGGQRIDLLGVKGEDLPAIWSDLNRAGLVSGHAYSKGLRTVKTCVGTDHCRFGTQDSTGLGIKLEKILWGSWTPHKLKLAVSGCPRNCAEATCKDIGVVCVDSGYQISIGGAAGMDVKETELLCQVQTEGEAIEVVMAVTQAYREGGKYLDRLYKWLGKVGMDWVKAQVVDDLENRTALVARFELSQSIYRKDPWAEHVKEKAQTYAPIADFTLEAAE, translated from the coding sequence ATGAAACAAAGACTTGTTGTCATCGGCGCAGGCATGGCCTCGGGCCGGGTGCTAGAACACCTGACCGACGCCGCGCCGGATGCGTTCGACATCACCCTGTTCAACGCCGAGCCCCGCGGGAACTACAACCGCATCATGCTGAGCCCGGTTCTGTCGGGTGAGAAGACTTATGAAGAGATCGTCACACATGATGACGCCTGGTACGCCGAGCGGGGGATTGCTTGCCGGTTCGGTGAGAAAGTTGCAAAGATCGACTGCGAGATGAAAGTTGTCGAGGGCGAGCACGGACACCGTCCCTACGACAAGCTGGTGATCGCAACCGGGTCGAACCCGTTCATCATCCCCTTACCCGGTCACGATCTGGACGGCGTGATCGCTTATCGCGACCTGGAAGACACCCAGCAGATGATGGACATGGGCCCCGACAACAAGGTCGTCGTGATCGGTGGCGGCTTGCTGGGGCTTGAAGCTGCGGCGGGCATGGCTGCGCACGGCGTTGACGTCACCGTGGTGCATATCATGGGCCACCTGATGGAGCGTCAGTTGGATGAAGCCGCAGGCTACCTGCTGAAGAAGTCGCTGGAAGACAAAGGAATCAATATCTGCCTACAGGCGAACTCCAAGGAAATCCTTGGGCAAGATGGCAAGGTCCGCGCACTTTTGCTGGACGACGGGACCGAGCTGCCCTGTGATCTGCTGGTCATGGCCGTTGGCATCCGTCCCAATACAGCGCTGGCGCAGGAGGCCGGTCTAGCCACCGGGCGTGGTATTCATGTGGATGACCAAATGTTGACCTCGGATCCGGATATTTACGCTGTGGGTGAGTGCGTCGAGCATAACGGAGAGGTCTTTGGTCTTGTCGCGCCGCTCTACGATCAGGCGAAAGTGGCGGCGCATGCCTTGTTGGATAAAGAGGCCGCGTTTGAGCAAAAAACTCTTTCAACGAAGTTAAAAGTCACCGGCTGCGATCTGTTCAGCGCTGGCGATTTCGCAGATGGACCGGGGCGTGAGGATATCGTGTTCCGCGACCCATCGCGGGGCGTCTACAAGCGTCTTGTGATCGAACAGGACCGTCTGATCGGCGCTGTCATGTACGGTGACACGGCCGACAGCGGCTGGTTTTTCGGCCTGATCAAGGATGGCACCAGCATCGAAGACATGCGTGAGACGCTGATCTTCGGCCCGGCCTACCAGGGGGGCGACACCGCGGACCCTCTCTCAGCCGTTGCAGCATTGCCGCCTGAGGCGGAGATTTGCGGCTGCAACGGCATATGCAAAGGCGACATTGTCGAGGCGATCCATTCAGGGGCTGGCGATCTGGGCGCGGTTCGTGCAAGCACCAAGGCCAGTGCGTCCTGCGGAACATGTTCGGGTCTGGTCGAACAGGTCCTGCAGGTCACTTTGGGCGATGCGTTCCAGATGCCAGCGGCACAACCGATCTGTGGTTGCACCGACCTGACGCATGAAGATGTACGCCGACTGATCAAAGGGCAGGAACTGAAAAGCCAGGCCGCAGTCTGGCAGGAACTCGGCTGGAATACGCCCAACGGCTGTCATGTCTGCCGCCCGGCGATCAACTATTACCTTCTGGCGGATTGGCCACTGGACTATCAGGACGACCCACAAAGCCGCTTCGTTAACGAACGCAAACACGCGAATATTCAGAAAGACGGTACGTTCAGCGTCGTGCCGCGCATGTGGGGCGGGATCACCACCCCCGAAGAACTGCGTGCCATTGCCGACGCCGCCGACAAGTACGACGTGCCAACCGTAAAGGTCACCGGCGGCCAACGCATCGATCTGCTGGGCGTGAAGGGTGAAGACCTGCCTGCGATCTGGTCGGATCTGAACAGGGCCGGTCTGGTCTCGGGTCACGCCTATTCCAAGGGCCTGCGGACAGTCAAAACCTGCGTCGGAACCGATCATTGCCGGTTCGGCACGCAGGACAGCACCGGCCTCGGCATCAAGCTTGAGAAAATCCTGTGGGGGTCTTGGACTCCGCATAAGCTGAAGCTGGCCGTGTCGGGCTGTCCTCGCAACTGCGCTGAGGCGACTTGCAAGGATATCGGCGTTGTCTGCGTGGACTCAGGCTATCAGATCAGTATCGGAGGGGCCGCCGGTATGGACGTGAAAGAGACCGAATTGCTGTGTCAGGTCCAGACCGAGGGCGAAGCGATTGAGGTGGTGATGGCCGTCACGCAAGCCTATCGCGAAGGCGGCAAATATCTGGATCGATTGTATAAATGGCTGGGCAAGGTCGGCATGGACTGGGTCAAAGCTCAGGTCGTGGACGACCTTGAAAACCGCACCGCCTTGGTCGCCAGGTTCGAGCTGTCGCAAAGCATCTACCGTAAAGACCCGTGGGCCGAACACGTCAAAGAAAAAGCGCAGACCTACGCGCCGATTGCAGATTTCACACTGGAGGCAGCGGAATGA
- the nirD gene encoding nitrite reductase small subunit NirD: protein MSWIDIGHIDEVPLRGARLVKTHIGCIAVFRTAEAEVYAATNSCPHKGGPLSEGIVHGQSVTCPLHNWVFDLNTGEAQGADDGHITTYPVRLEDGRILLDDSAVTRRSAA from the coding sequence ATGAGCTGGATCGACATCGGACATATCGACGAAGTTCCCTTACGCGGGGCGCGGTTGGTGAAAACCCATATCGGCTGCATCGCCGTATTCCGTACTGCTGAGGCTGAAGTGTACGCCGCAACCAACAGCTGCCCCCATAAGGGTGGCCCGTTGTCTGAAGGCATCGTCCACGGCCAGTCGGTCACCTGCCCCCTGCACAACTGGGTTTTCGACTTGAATACGGGCGAGGCTCAGGGCGCAGATGATGGTCACATCACCACCTACCCCGTACGTTTGGAAGATGGGCGCATCCTGCTTGACGACAGCGCCGTCACCCGGCGGAGTGCGGCCTGA